In Prunus dulcis chromosome 1, ALMONDv2, whole genome shotgun sequence, the following are encoded in one genomic region:
- the LOC117615856 gene encoding uncharacterized protein LOC117615856, with product MADNKEFFPPQYDVNAKWDACLDLTVRRFVYSSLGGAFGGLLLFRSPVSRWASVAFGAGLGIGSAYTECSRLFEGSPAKLAAPKIIETPAPQDGQD from the exons ATGGCAGACAACAAAGAATTCTTCCCACCCCAGTACGACGTGAACGCCAAATGGGACGCGTGTCTCGATCTGACGGTCCGGCGCTTCGTCTACTCTTCCTTGGGCGGTGCCTTTGGGGGTCTCCTTTTGTTCA GGAGTCCTGTGAGTCGCTGGGCTTCTGTAGCTTTTGGAGCTGGATTGGGCATTGGATCCGCATACACGGAGTGCTCTcgtttatttgagggatctcCAGCGAAGTTGGCTGCTCCTAAGATTATTGAGACTCCTGCTCCTCAG GACGGACAAGATTGA
- the LOC117616113 gene encoding putative pentatricopeptide repeat-containing protein At1g31840, protein MLTFLVDSNRVHVILDLYGEVCKALRGQYFCVYEFVMVALLNKSKVETGLDFHSALIERGFVVDIVACNKILKRLCKESQIGVGDDFFNVLIMGGPEPNVVTFSTMINAYCKDGKLEEAIKLYKVMIEKGVSPDLVVYSILVDGLFKAGKLEEGLRLFSEALDSGIKLDVVIFSSVMDSYVRIGDLVKSVEVYRRMLKEGISPNPVSYTILINGMCQDGKVMEACGIFGQIVKCGFVPSILTYSSLIDGMCKLGNLKDAFYLYESMIKTGYEPDIILYGVLVNGLCKEGLMGDALRFFFQAVYRGVKPNIYTFNMLIDGFCRLKRLSDAVKVFIQMGVYNIKPDMVTYTVIIKGISEVGRLKDALVFFFQSLKKGFLPDVVMHCTLIDGCCKQKHVYYGLRILEMMRRNGVSPDIAIYNVLINMLFKESYLEAAQELFEQLTESGPEPDIVTYNTMICGYCSLRRLDAAVQLFQKLIQGQYKPNAITCTILIDAFCKEGNMDDAMLMFDKMLEKDPDPNLVTYSCLIDGYFKSENMKSAFDLHEEMLKNMSPNIVSYSILMDGLCKRGLTEKASLAFHCAIERGLVPDVIAYGILIRGYCKVGRMAEALILYGRMLISGIMPDAVIQRTITEHILEADQRKYSTAQPHDQQIRSVL, encoded by the coding sequence atgttgacttttttggttgaTTCAAATCGTGTCCATGTGATTCTTGATTTATATGGAGAAGTGTGTAAAGCATTGAGAGGACAGTATTTCTGTGTGTATGAGTTTGTTATGGTTGCTCTTCTAAACAAGAGTAAAGTTGAAACGGGTTTGGATTTTCATTCCGCATTGATTGAAAGAGGCTTTGTGGTTGATATTGTTGCTTGTAACAAGATTTTAAAGCGTCTTTGTAAAGAAAGTCAGATTGGAGTTGGGGATGATTTCTTTAATGTATTGATAATGGGTGGTCCGGAGCCAAATGTGGTGACATTCAGCACGATGATTAACGCGTATTGTAAGGATGGGAAATTGGAGGAGGCCATTAAGCTTTATAAGGTTATGATAGAGAAGGGTGTCAGCCCTGACTTGGTTGTATATAGTATTCTAGTTGATGGTCTTTTTAAGGCAGGGAAATTGGAGGAGGGGCTTCGACTTTTTTCAGAGGCATTAGATAGCGGCATTAAGTTGGATGTAGTCATTTTCAGTTCTGTTATGGATTCCTATGTGAGAATTGGAGACTTGGTGAAGTCAGTGGAGGTCTACAGAAGAATGCTGAAAGAAGGGATCTCGCCAAACCCTGTTAGTTACACCATTCTTATAAATGGTATGTGTCAGGATGGTAAGGTCATGGAGGCTTGTGGCATATTCGGTCAGATTGTGAAGTGTGGTTTTGTGCCATCCATTCTAACTTACAGTAGTTTGATTGATGGAATGTGCAAATTGGGGAATTTAAAGGATGCATTTTACCTGTATGAGAGTATGATCAAGACTGGCTATGAACCTGATATTATTCTTTATGGTGTGCTAGTAAATGGCCTTTGCAAAGAGGGGCTGATGGGTGATGCTCTTAGGTTCTTCTTTCAGGCTGTTTATAGGGGTGTAAAGCCCAATATCTATACTTTTAATATGTTAATAGATGGTTTCTGTAGATTAAAAAGACTAAGTGATGCTGTGAAGGTGTTCATCCAAATGGGAGTTTATAACATAAAACCTGATATGGTGACGTATACTGTGATTATTAAGGGTATCTCTGAAGTAGGGAGATTAAAAGATGCGTTAGTATTTTTCTTCCAATCATTAAAGAAGGGGTTCTTGCCCGATGTTGTTATGCATTGCACACTAATTGATGGTTGCTGCAAGCAGAAACATGTGTATTATGGACTCCGAATTCTAGAGATGATGCGAAGAAATGGAGTAAGTCCTGATATTGCCATTTATAATGTTCTCATTAATATGCTTTTCAAAGAAAGTTATTTAGAAGCTGCACAAGAACTCTTTGAGCAACTTACTGAAAGTGGGCCAGAACCTGACATTGTTACGTACAACACAATGATTTGTGGTTATTGCTCTCTGAGAAGGTTAGATGCAGCTGttcaactttttcaaaagCTGATACAGGGACAGTATAAACCCAATGCCATTACTTGTACCATACTGATTGATGCTTTTTGCAAAGAAGGTAACATGGATGATGCCATGTTGATGTTTGATAAAATGCTGGAAAAGGATCCCGACCCCAATTTGGTCACATATAGTTGTCttattgatggttattttaaatctgaaaacatgaaaagTGCATTTGACCTGCACGAAGAGATGCTTAAAAACATGTCTCCCAATATAGTCAGTTATAGCATCCTCATGGATGGTCTTTGCAAGAGAGGACTAACGGAGAAAGCATCCCTTGCGTTTCATTGTGCTATAGAAAGGGGTTTGGTGCCTGATGTAATAGCATATGGGATTCTGATTCGTGGTTACTGCAAGGTAGGAAGAATGGCAGAAGCCCTCATTTTGTACGGCCGTATGTTAATTAGTGGCATCATGCCGGACGCTGTCATACAAAGGACGATCACTGAGCATATTCTTGAAGCTGATCAACGGAAATATTCAACCGCTCAACCGCATGATCAGCAGATAAGATCTGTTCTGTAA
- the LOC117614785 gene encoding carboxymethylenebutenolidase homolog, with translation MGLYSTGSGAGNPLSSASMSTTPRHLLLRKPTPRHHQLGFLSTFASPLLHISSGSRACNSSCQRSSTENIGRKITCSLLKVEDNANEESCELVSGVELSVGEGVDSINAYLFKAVKNNNGTGILLLSDIFGFEDSSTREFAYRVACSGYNVLLPDLFRGDPWTKDRPKNLFDKWISEQEPQRVAKDIATSAKWMVDEFLAAGISKKLGLIGFCFGGGKVIEVLAQDQGAYFGIGVSFYGTRIDKSVASNIKVPILFISGDNDPLCPVNVLESIERSIGRGSRVVVFKGRGHGFAHRPQSFEEDEDAEQAFMMMRNWLNDGLVANTC, from the exons ATGGGATTATACTCAACTGGAAGTGGAGCGGGAAACCCACTCTCTTCCGCTTCCATGAGCACCACGCCTCGTCACCTCTTGCTTCGAAAGCCAACCCCTCGCCATCACCAACTTGGTTTCCTCTCAACTTTCGCTTCTCCTCTTCTGCACATCTCTTCAGGATCA AGAGCATGCAATTCAAGTTGTCAGAGGTCATCTACAGAGAATATAGGCAGAAAAATTACTTGTAGCCTACTAAAAGTGGAAGACAACGCAAATGAGGAGTCATGTGAGTTAGTCAGTGGAGTGGAACTTTCAGTTGGTGAGGGTGTTGATAGCATCAATGCTTATCTCTTCAAGGcagtgaaaaataataatggaacTGGGATACTTCTCTTGTCCGATATCTTTGGATTTGAAGATTCATCCACAAGAGAGTTTGCCTATCGCGTTGCATGCAGTGGTTACAA tGTTTTGCTTCCAGACCTATTTCGTGGAGATCCATGGACAAAGGATCGACCAAAGAATCTTTTTGATAAGTGGATCTCGGAACAAGAACCTCAGAGGGTTGCAAAAGACATTGCCACATCTGCAAAATGGATGGTTGATGAATTTTTGGCTGCAGGAATCTCAAAGAAGCTTGGCTTGATAGGATTCTGCTTTGGAGGTGGCAAAGTGATTGAAGTCCTAGCCCAGGACCAGGGCGCTTATTTTGGCATTGGGGTCTCCTTTTATGGAACAAGGATCGATAAGTCTGTGGCATCTAATATTAAGGTTCCGATCTTGTTTATTTCCGGGGACAACGACCCACTCTGTCCAGTCAACGTCCTAGAGAGTATTGAGAGAAGCATTGGCAGGGGGTCCAGGGTGGTAGTTTTCAAGGGTAGAGGTCATGGCTTTGCTCACCGACCTCAATCGTTTGAAGAAGACGAAGATGCAGAGCAGGCTTTCATGATGATGAGAAATTGGCTGAATGATGGCTTGGTTGCAAATACCTGTTAG
- the LOC117613849 gene encoding uncharacterized protein LOC117613849 — translation MNCTAFNLTPSSPFFPEKNSRLIARTRTHDFGFTRKRLKRCRMVAMATSLELELPLLPFSLNEVLVPSESKTLHLYEARYLGLLEESLMRKNKLFVHFVLDPIIIENSTEEASFAARNGCLVFIENVERLEVGALVSIRGIGRVKIVKFVQADPYLKGVVIPVQDRVPDSVSKLHPKVMQVKEALYSLNRLEIKLKAPKEAQLQTRIANSLMWTEKELLLDCNEAFFPSLAERVSFAALQPVSGSTESELLKLQQEKLRAMDLRDSFQRLDNSLEFVKDNISRVAAKLAIQSVEMQ, via the exons ATGAATTGTACGGCCTTCAATCTCACGCCCAGTAGTCCCTTTTTCCCAGAGAAAAATTCCCGCCTTATAGCAAGGACCCGGACCCATGATTTCGGATTTACCAGGAAAAGGCTGAAACGATGCCGCATGGTTGCAATGGCCACCTCCTTGGAGTTGGAGCTCCCGCTCCTTCCCTTTAGCTTGAACGAG GTTCTTGTTCCCTCTGAGAGTAAAACACTGCACTTATATGAAGCAAGGTATCTGGGTCTACTGGAGGAG TCATTGATGAGGAAGAACAAGCTTTTTGTGCATTTTGTGTTGGATCCTATCATTATTGAAAATTCAACAGAAGAAGCATCCTTTGCTGCCAGAAATGGTTGTTTggtttttatagaaaat GTTGAGCGTTTAGAAGTTGGAGCATTAGTCTCTATTAGAGGAATTGGTCGTGTAAAGATTGTGAAATTTGTGCAG GCTGATCCTTACTTGAAAGGTGTTGTCATACCTGTACAGGACAGGGTTCCTGACAGTGTCAGCAAATTACACCCAAAAGTTATGCAAGTAAAAGAGGCTCTTTATAGTTTAAATAGATTGGAAATCAAACTCAAG GCCCCAAAGGAGGCACAGTTGCAAACTAGAATTGCCAATTCTCTAATGTGGACTGAAAAGGAACTACTCTTAGATTGTAATGAagctttctttccttcattgGCTGAGCGTGTATCCTTCGCAGCACTTCAACCGGTATCAG GATCAACTGAATCGGAACTTCTGAAGCTGCAGCAAGAGAAGTTAAGGGCAATGGATCTCAGAGACTCCTTCCAGAGGCTAGACAATTCCCTAGAATTTGTTAAAGATAATATCTCCAGGGTTGCAGCTAAGCTGGCTATACAATCAGTAGAGATGCAGTAA
- the LOC117614650 gene encoding E3 ubiquitin-protein ligase RNF170 translates to MDDPPGSDMCSVCHGNFDTPCQANCSHWFCGNCIMLVWHHGSALQPCKCPLCRRYITLLVPSEASLRQAERPEVAEILRKVERYNRYFGDHPRSLIQRGQDLPFFLRRLLRELIDPNRSLPARRMAQICFAMILLAIYLVSPVDLIPEAMFGLLGYVDDFIVALVILFNLAAISRSILYHRHGGS, encoded by the exons ATGGACGATCCTCCAGGCAGCGATATGTGCTCGGTCTGCCATGGCAACTTCGACACTCCTTGTCAAGCCAATTGTTCTCACTGGTTTTGCG GAAATTGTATTATGCTTGTTTGGCATCATGGATCAGCACTTCAGCCTTGTAAATGCCCACTATGCCGTCGTTATATCACTTTGTTGGTTCCAAGTGAGGCTTCATTAAGGCAGGCTGAGAGACCAGAGGTGGCTGAGATCCTACGCAAAGTTGAAAGGTACAATCGTTATTTTGGAGATCATCCCAGAAGTCTTATTCAG AGAGGGCAGGACCTTCCTTTTTTCCTGCGGAGGCTGCTGCGAGAACTAATTGATCCTAATAGATCTCTTCCTGCTCGTAGGATGGCTCAGATCTGTTTTGCA ATGATATTGTTAGCAATCTACCTAGTGAGTCCTGTTGACCTTATTCCGGAAG CAATGTTTGGTTTACTTGGTTACGTGGATGATTTCATCGTGGCACTGGTCATCTTGTTTAATCTTGCTGCCATTTCTCGGTCGATACTCTATCACCGTCATGGAGGTTCCTAA